Genomic DNA from Equus quagga isolate Etosha38 chromosome 10, UCLA_HA_Equagga_1.0, whole genome shotgun sequence:
aggggtggaggaggaaCTGGCCCGTCCCCAgagctgggtggtggtggtggtggtggtggtggtggcggcacGGGTGGTCCCCCAGCtccagggggtggagggggtggtggtCCAGAACGTCCAgtggctggtgggggtgggggtggagggcccCCTCGTCCCGGGGGTGGAGGTCCCCGGGGAGTTGGTGGGGGTGGAGCACCTCCCAAAGGTACAGAGGGCAGTGGACCAGAACGACCCTTGTTACTCCCCACAGTAGGGGGCCGGGAGGGCTGGTTCCCTCCTCCTCGGGATGGTGGTGGGGGCGGTGGAAGTGGCTCTGAGGGGGAAGAATAACACATAGCtattattatagttttctttagAGCCTCAGTTTTGCTCATCTGTTAAGTGGGTACCCCAGCTGACCACCTCCTGATTCAAGCAATATAAGGGTTCCCATAAGGACTGACTGGCTGCAGTGTATCTCTTAGAAATCAGCTACCAGGGCTGGAGAAGAAGGGGGTGTCTAGAAGCGGGGACTCACCGTGGCGCCTCATCTCCTGCCGCACAGCCTCCAGCCCGCCTTGGTCCTCAATGAAGTCATAGATAAGTTTGGAGGTCTCGGCATCGGTGAGCTGGGCCTCGCTGATGCCTGCCCTGGAGAACAGGCTCCGCAGATCCGGGTCCAGGTTGTTCACCTGCCCGGGAGGAAAAAGGccagggtaggggtgggggagtaaggtggggagggaaggggcacaCATCATCATTGCGTCCACCCCAGAGAGGGATCTGAGAGGGGTGTGGGAAGGGTGGGGTCTGGGGGTAGGTCTGAGCAGTGGACTATTGAAGGCTGGGTGGGAGTTGAGCGGGGTCCAGGGGATTTTGGAGTTACTCACGTCAAATCCATTCTGGGGGTCCCACCCCACGTGGCTGACATGTCTGGGGGAGGTGAGGAGACCCCAGTGAAGCTCCAtcgtccttccttccctcccttcctagTGAAGCCCTCTTGCCCGCCCCTGCCCCGAGGGACTCTGAGGGGCCAGAATTAATGAATAAGTCATAAGTGAATAAAGGAGCAAATGAGTGAGAGCAGGAGTTATGGCATTAGAAGGGGTCCACCGATTGTGGCACCCATCTGTCTACCCATCCCTttatccaccatccatccacccatccattcgtCCACCTAGCCATTCACATTCACCTGTCAGACCACTGAGCCATCATACTTTTGTCTCTTGACTCATCTGCCCACACATAGCTGTTTACCCATTTGTCCACCAATCAATCTATCCTCACACACACttgtccatccacccacccatctactCACATGCCCACctttccatccatccactcatttgTCTACCCTCTCAACCACACGTTTATGTCCATTTGTCCTTTGAACAGTCCATTCATCCACATATCTGGCCACCTATCCATCCCCATCCACCTTGTCTGTGAACCAATCAATCTATATATCCATCTGTCCAcacacccacccactcacccatgCATGTACCACCCACTTCCCATttacccatctacccatccatccaaccaCCTATCCATTCAATCTCCAACCTTcccattcattcacccatccatctatccttctacccacccatccactcatccaccagCCCACTCAGGgtgggactagggtgaggcaagtgaggtgcctagggtgcaaaatttaaggaggcactcactctcagaGTTGTGAATTGCAGCTGTAGGAACCTGAGAGCGACTGCCTCCATAAATTCTGCAACCTTGGTGCCTCATTTGCTTCTCCCTAGTCCCAGCCCTACGCCCACCCATCCATCTGCCCATCCTTCCAATCAGCTCTCCTCCTGTCCACGTGTTCATCTACTTCCCCCTCCCAGGGATCTGTGGGCTCACTGGGGAGAGGTTCTCACTTGAATCCACTGGGTGCACCAATATCAGCCTTGCTGATCTTCTTCTTTCCTGAGCGTTTCTTATCAGCTGGGCCAGGCCCAGGTGCTGGGAGCCCACGGTATCGTGAACTTGTGATGTCTGGGTTCtggatgtccactgtcaccagTCCCAGGGACAGTGAGCCAGCTGGTGGGCCTGTGGGGAAAATAGAGTGACGGGACCATTGACCCACTTACCTATCAACCAAAGCATATGGACAAGAGTCAAGAAGACTGTTGGGCGAATCTGTGTGTTTGATGGTCATGGAGGAAGTGGATGAGGGGTCCAAGTAAGGTTTATGGAAAAGGGAGTGGGTCCCGCAAACCATTCAtacattcattgattcatttatttattcattcactcatgcttATCACTTAAgtattgactcattcattcactcattgagtaatttgttattcattcactcattcatttaatcattgcTTTTTCACTAACTGAAATTTTATGTCACTTACTCATTTATGCATTGTTCAATTCATTcaatcactcactcattcattaatttactcaatcatccatccattcatccatttatccacGCACCCATTCATCTATACATCTATATACCCACTTATACATCTATCTATATTTTCATCCTCCCATCAAGTCATCCCCCCATTCGACCACCTATCCACCACCAACCGATCTATATTTTTATCGTCCCATCAATTCATCCCCCCATTCAATCATTGATCCACCCGCACATTCAtgcacccattcatccatccatcctccatccaggTACACATCCATGCACCTGCTCATCCATCCACACagccatccatctacccatccatccacccactcacaTATCCACTCAACCATTCACCCACTTATCTCTGCGCCCACCCAACTACTCATCCATCTACCCACTcctcatctatccatccatccactgcCTTAACCACCCATCCACCAAGAGACACAGGGGAGAATCAGCACTCACCACCTTGGTCTCCACCTGGGtatgagggaggcagggatgggagccctcctcttctctctgggaaTATGGAATGGGTAGAGAGCTATCACAACTCTGTCACAGGTTCCTGGGCTAGCCCCTTATTACTCCTACTTGCACTAGAGGACTCACCTTCATTggctggtgctggtggtgggggTAGCTGGCGTCTGTCTGTGGAGAGACAGGTGGACTGGGAACCAGAACCATGAGAAGGGCTTTTCCAGCTCCCCACTCTTACACTCACCTCTGCTCACTTCCTTTCCTCCCCCAAGGCCTCCTCACCTCCACTTTGCCTCTGATTCCTTTTTTGTATCTTCTCCTGCACCAGAGCCCGGAAGGCCTGGGCCTCGCCCTCGTCTGCAAAGTTCAGCCCTGCTTGGCAGTCCTGCACATGCCTTGGGGTCAGCAGCCTTCCAGGCCCCCCCCACCtttcccatctcctccccacaccccaacTCTGGCCCAGGGGTTGGGTGGTCACTTACATCTCCAGCAAAGGTGTGGAAGAAAGGGGTGGGAGTGGAGTAGACTATCTGTGAGTACAGCTCCTGTTCCCAGAGCAGCCGGCCAGCCTGGAGAGGTGCAGGGTAGAGAACACAGCGGCACTGAGGCGTGCCCTGGGTGGCAGGCCTCAGTTATCTAGGCACGGAGCATACTGTCCAGATTTGGGGCCCCAGGATCTGATTTGGAGATTTCCAACTCAGCATCAGAGAGTTGGGGGTCTAGGTGTCAGATGTGGGGGGTTGGGGTACAATACGGGAGTCAGACACGGCAGTGAGAGATCTGTATTCAGAGTTCAGGGCCCTAGATGTGGGACTCGGGGGCTTGAATTTGAGAATTTCGGACTCCAGTCCTGGGAAACTGAGCCCGTCTGTAGACTCCCTTCATTTGGACAAGTAGGGCTCCAGTATTGGCAGTTGGGGTTGAGATTTGAGGTTCAGACATATAGATTTGGGAGCTTGAGGGGCAGGGTTCAGCCAAGGTAGGCACAATTTGAGGTTTGTGGAGCAGAGTTACGGCTTAGGAGTTTGGTCAATATTTGATGGCCCTGGGATCTTGATGTGGTTATGCTGGGTCCATCTTCATGGGTTTAGAAGGATGAATTTGGGGTTTATGCCTGGAGAGTTCAGGTTGCGGGTTTGTGGAACCGATTTTCGGCTTAGGAGCTACTTCAGTATTTGAATGTTCAGGAGTTTTAATATGGGAATTCTAGGGTCCATGCTGTGGACTTAAAAGGACAGATTTGGAGTTCAAGACTCAATAGCATATTCCAGTTTGGGGTTTGTGGAACAGATTTATGACTTAGGAGCTAGGCAAACATCTAGGGGTCAGGAGTTTTGATGGAGGACTTCTGGGACCCAAAATGTTGAGTTTAGAACAGATTTGAGGTTCGGGTAAAAATACAGTGCTCATGTTTTTGGAGTTTGTGGAACAGGTTAGATTTAGGAAGTATACTAATATCTAGGGGGTTATAGATCTTGACATGGAGACTCTGGGGTCATCACAGACTTAGAAAGGCAAACAGAGTTTGACATCTGGATgaagtttttggttttggggCTCAGGGGTTCACTGGTCTGAGGGCTCAGGGCTATGGACACTGATCTGGATTTGGGGGTTCAAAATTCGTTTGCATGTCCAATGGAGAGCAGGGGTCACCTGAAGGCCATAAAGGCGGATGAAGTAGGACTTCTGGGGGTTATCTTTCACGAAGCACACAGCCCCACAATGCTCCTTGGTCCAGTGCTTGGCTCCAGGGGGTAGCGCCAGGTACAGCTGAACAACCGCAGTGGCCAGTGTCTGGAAGAGGAGAGCAGGGCTCAGAGGAGTCTGGTCAGGGGCAGCCAGAGGGTCTGGGAGCTGGAGCTGGTTCTTCCTTGCCTGTGGCTGTCATGGCCCTGGAGGAAGAGCCACAGCCAGAGGGAAAGTGAATAGACATTGAGATCTTCCTGGGATTGGTCAATGGGGGTAAGTGGATTCTAGGAGAGGAGatgatggagagggagaggaagaaaggaaaaagatgggaaagatgaggagagaggaaggggaggaaaggaggagagagagaggatggggaagatgaggaggcggaagaggaggagaggaagaggagcaaagggagggagacagggagggccAGGAGATCCCCAGCTCACCCAGCATTTCCGTCCAAGCATCTCGAAGAGTCGCTGGTTCTCGTGGTCCTGGAGGAGGGTGGAAGGTTTGTTCTgctgaatcccagctcctccacggcccccaggcctgcctcccgCAGGGCCCCCACTCATGGTGCCTCCTGCCCTTGTCCTCTCCGGCTAGCCTCTGGGTGCAGGGTAAGAAGAGGAACTTCCGCAGTGAGCAGGGGAACAGGAAGTGCAAAAAACCACAAGGGAAACAAGTCCTTCAGGGGCCCCTCGGTGGGCCtggcctccctcctcctccctaggACAGGCTCGgaccctcctccctcagactggAGCCCTCCTCCATTTGACTGGTTAGACCCATCTTTTGGACCAGCTCatgtcctcctccttctttcttactCTCTGGGGCCCATCTCCCTCTGACTGGCTCAGACTCTCCTCCCTCTGATTGGCTGGCAGCAAGAGCTAGGCCACTGAAGCACTTCTGCACAGGAGCAGGCACGGAACTGGGTGGCCTCGTTCTTCCCCAAAGCATCCAGTTAGTCTGGGCCCAAGGTCCAAGGTCCCCAGTGCTGAAAGGTTACCGCGTTAACACTTCTCCTTTACTGACACAGTGAGCACCCCGGATCCCACCCCACTACTGAGACCCGTACAACTTGCAAGCTCTCAGCTCACTTCCCATCCCTTACCTCTGCCTCCCCGCAGCTCCCAAATTACTTTCTAATTATCATCCCCTTTTTTGGAGAAAGGAATAGCATATATGAATGCCTAAACaacattttgtttacttttcatggcttttgaaattttaaaagtatgtaatCTTCAGAGACTTGCTTCTTCCCCACTCAACATTCTATTTTTATCTAACAAACATTCATGTACCACTGAATGTGTCGGGCAGGCACCGTTCTGACCTCTTTGTAAATACTGACTCATTTCAATCCTCGCAACAGCCTGTGGTGTGCACACTATTGCCGGGTCCATTTGACAGAGGCACAGAGTAGTTAAATAATTTCCCAGTAGCTCCCAGAAAGCAAGTGGTAGAGCCTGGATTGCACATCAGGCAGCCTGGGTCCAAGGTGCACACTTTTCATGACTATGCTCCACTCCTTCTCTCTATTACTAAGATACATATTTGCTTATAGCATTAGCTGttcattttcactgctatatagtattctattgtgtggctgtacaatttttattcatattctcCTGTTGACAGATATCTGAGCTGTTTCTGGCTTTTGCTGTTGGGAGCAACAGCACTGTGTTGGCTCCCGTACACATCTCCTGGGCCGCAGAGGCATGCATACTCTCCGGAGGGGACTAGGGAGTCGTGGACTTTGCATATCTCCAACTTTACCAGTTAACGCCAGACTGTTTTCCCCAAGTGAAGGCTAGCTCAGTCCTcactcctccctgggcctcagtttcctgtttgGGGACACGAAGCTCTCAGGCACACATACAGGCACAAAAACAGGTCTGGAGTATGACTGACATTCCCAGGTACCTGACAAGAAACAGCACATTTCAGGGTGGGACCCACAGTCCTGCCTGGAAACCTGTGCAGCTCCTACACCCGCAGGCTCAAAGCTTCCCTCCTAAGCCTGGGCTCAAAGCCCCTTCTGATGTGGCCGTTCCAGCCTCCCTCCCCGCATCCTCCCTCACAGCTTAGCTGATGGCGCCCCAGCTCACCAGGCGATTTCATACCTCCAAGCCTTCCAGCCTGGTCGTTAGGGCAAGCCCTGGCTTTTCCTTAAAAGGCCATTGCCTCCTTCATGCTAACACTGCTCACTGCGCTCTCGCTGTGGGCCAAGCGCATCTCCAGTATCTGACACAAACTACaggctcaataaacatttattgaaggaatgaatgagggaTTCATGTCTAATTTGATTTAGTGTTTTCTGAGCTTTTTCTAAGTGCCTTACATCTATGAACTCATTTTACAATCACAGACGACCCCATGAGATAGGCACtcctgttatccccattttactaaTAGGGAAggcaaggcccagagaggcttaACTGACTCGCGGGAGATCACACAGCTTGCGAGTGGTGGAACTGAGGCCAGTTCCGTGAGAATCTGTTCCTAAACTGTTAAGTGCCTCATGGGGCCAAGATACAATTCTTCTGCCCCCCTCTATGTCTTTTGTCCTCCACCTTCctactccttctctctctgcccctagATCTGTCCCCCTTGAAGTCTACATCAGAGACCTTAAAACTCTGCTACATTGGCTGTTtttatttaacatgtatttttttattaagattatgatagtttacaaccttgtgagatttcagttgtacattattgttagtcatgttgtgggtacaccacttcaccctttgtgccctccccccacccccccttcctctggtaaccaccaatcagttctctttgtctatatgctaacttccacctatgagtggagtcatacagagttcgtctttctctgtctggcttatttcacttaacataataccctcaaggtccatccatgttgttgtgaatgggacaattttgtccttttttatggctgagtagtattccattgtttatatatatatatatatatttttttttttttttttttttttttttttttctttatccaatcgtcagttgatgggcacttaggttggttctatgtcttggctattgtaaataatgctgcgatgaacataggggtgcatgggactcttgggattgctgatttcaggttcttaggatagatacccagtagtgggatggctgggtcataaggtatttctatttttaactttttgagaaatctccatactgttttccatagtggctgcaccagtttgcattcccaccgacagtgtatgagggttcctttttctccacaacctctccaacagttgtcactttttgttttggatacttttgccattctaacaggtgtaagctgatatcttagtgtagttttggtttgcatttccctgatgattagtgacgatgagcatcttttcatgtgtctattggccatccttataccttctttggagaaatgtctgttcatgtcccctgcccattttttgatcgggttgtttgattttttgttgttaagctgtgtgagttctttatatattatggagattaaccctttgtcggataaataacttgtaaacattttttcccaattagcaggctgtttttttgtttcaatcctgttttcccttgccttgaagaagctctttagtctgatgaagtcccatttgtttactctttctattgttcccctcatctgaggagttacggtgtccgaaaagattctcttgaaactgatgtcaaagaatgtactgcctatattctcttctagaagacttattgtttcaggcctaatctttaggtctttgatccatttggagtctatttttgtgaatggtgaaaaagaatggttaattttcattcttttacatgtggctgtccagttttcccagcaccatttgttgaacagactttcttttctccactgtaggccctcagctcctttgtcgaagattagctgtccatatacaTTGGCTGTTTTTTAAACTAACATTTAAAAGTTGCATATTTTCTGTTCTTACTTCTGAGTAGCAGACAggtttaaaatttctgtttttctctaaaaaaagaaCCTAAAGTAGATTTTTGTGATTTTAGTCCCTAAGAGAATGAGTTTCCTCACTGTGGAATATAGTGATTTATTAATCACTTTAATATCAAGTTGCATATTATTCAGATTACTGAATCACTCTGTGGACCTGCATTAATAATTTGCTGCTCATTTCCTTTACTTTCATGTGGTCCCATCAACTCTTGCTCTTCTGCACTGGATGACAGTATTTGGTGAGGCGATGACCTCAAAGGTAATTTGCTCTCCTGGGCCTTCAAGTAGCTTTAAAAACAAGATCAAAAACCTTAATCCAGCTTTTGTGATTGTCCTCAGCAGGAGAGTGTGTCGAATACAATCAGTGAACCACAGCTGGGAGCCGGAGTTCTAACTTACTTCTTAGTAATCCAGTGAATACCGCAGAACCCCCAGGAACCAGGAACCAGGACACACCCAATAACTTACACCCACCTCATGCTCCCCCATCACCtccccctgccacctccccagggGTCACCAGATGGAGAACCATTTCCTGTTTCTATCTTGTGCTTATCTGCTTTATCTTGAGAGGATATTGCCTACAAATCCCAGTCACCTGAGGAGGTAATAAGACGTCAGGGTGTCTTCCACATTCCCGTCACCACCACCAGATTGAGTCCATGGAGGAGACACAGGCATGGGGTACTTCTGTCCTCTAAGACCAAACCGAGGCCAAGACAATGGGGCATTCCCATTGCCATGccatccttctcctctccttactTTCCTGCCCCTCATAGTCTTCTATACCCCTGACTGAGGGGAGCTTCCTGGGGATAGGCCCGACCTAAGGAAACAGCAGTTCCTGCCCCTCTGACCCAGTGCTCCCTTTTAATAAGAAACATTTAGGGAGGCCTCCTTTCACCATCCTGGAATGACATTTGTGGACTGTAGGAGTCTTGGTAGTGTGGGGCTGTCCCCCAGCATTCCGGGCCCCTGCCCCTTCAATGCCAAAGTACCCCCGTCATTGTGACAACCAGTCTGCCTACCAGCAATTCCCAAAACACACCCCCAGGGCGGGCAGGAACAGGACCTTTGTCTGTCTTGTACATTGCCATATCCCCACCACCCGACCAGGACCctgcaggcagaaaatcaatatttgctgaataatcCTTGTACAGTTAGATATCTCTGCCGTGATTCACTGTCCTCTTCCCGGAGGGCTCCCCCGTCCTCTCTGCTTGGGGAAAGGGGGAGAAGAACAACGCAGAGTGTGCAGGGGCCAGCCGCGCCATGGAGGTGTCCGCACTGTTCACCCATGCTCCCGGCAAATGGGTGCTTCAGGGCCCTCGGGAGAGGGGCCAATTTCTAGTCCTGGCGAGGTGGAGTGAGGACAGGGTGCGTGCGCACAGAAAAGCAGAGACACCTCTAGAGGGAAGAATGGCTCAGCGCTTAGAACCACAGGTTCTCAAGCTCTACCGCCTGGCTCTGGTTCTGGCTCTGGCACTCACCAGCTGTTTAAAGTCTGGGAACCTCTCAGTGCCCAGTTCTCTCACCcataaagataataatagcagttaaggttgttgtgaagactaaatgagataattcatgtaaagtgATCAGGACAGAGCTGAACACATTAGAATCAtgcattattgttgttattgtctttatGAAACAGCTGAGTAACTTGGACAAATGAACTATCATCCCTTCAGCCTAGCattctccctacccccaccccaaccctctcctcagcctcctccatcAGACTCTCAGGTCCCACCACCACTGGTGGATGGTCAGAGACCCAGAACACATTATCACCTTCCCACAGCCCTTTCTCTACCTTCTCCTGCTGCAAAGCCCACCTCAGAGATCCATTCTCTGGGCCCAGCCAGACTGTTCCAGGGTCGTGACATGTTCCTGGAGCCCTCCCTGCCAACCTCGGAGGTCCCACCCTCCTCCGTTTCCCGCTCTACTCCCCCTACCTGCACAGGAAAACCCTGTGCCAGTCAGCCCTCTCTCCTCCGAGGTTTCTGGCTCCTAACCTCGGACCAGCCGGGGAGCTAAAGGTCCCTTCCTACTCCCTACACTGCCCACGCCCTCAAAGTCACCAACAACTCTCCCTAGATGGCTGCTCCCTACCTCCCTGCACTGCAATCTATGTGATCCCAAGCGTCCATTCCCTAGTCTGTGACACCAGAAGTGTCCACACCCAAATATGTGTGACCCTAGGGGCGTCCACTCCCCAATGTGTGTGAGCCCATGAGTGTCCAAACCCGTGTGACACTAGGAGCATCCACTTTCCGGTCTGTCTGTCCCAAGCGCAGCCCACCCCCTTGACTGTGTGAGCCCAGGCGTGTTGACGCCACAGCCTGGAACGGACCACAGCGGCCGTGGGGAGGAACACAAAATGGAACAGTCCGCCCAGGATGGTACCACTGCGGAGGGGGCGGCCACCTTGCAACATACCACTTTATTTGTGGGGGAGGAATATGACGGCTGCCTCATCCCCTACTGGAGAGGAGAATGTCGCAATCCTGCCTGTCCCAAGATCCCAGTCCCGTCCTCCCGGCTCCCACCGCCTCGGGCGGACCTCACTCTCTGCCCGCGCGCCTGGCCTCTCTCACAGCCGCCATCTTAGCCACTCTCCCCCTCGATTCCTTAATTTCAAAGCAGCTCGCAGGGCGCCGCAGCCGGCGCGGGCTCGGGACCGCCGCGGGCTCGGATTGGTCGATGCCGAGTTCTCGTCCTCGCTATTCTTTGACGCCACCCGGGCCTCGGAGAATAACGTAGCCCCGCCTCCGCTCCCGCGCGCCGGGCCCCCATTGGTCACGGGTTCAGGGCATGCGCAGTGGACGCCAGACCAGTGAGTCCCGGCCGCTCAAGCAGGGCTGTGGGGACTTCGGGTGGTGGGTTCGAGTACCGCCTCAGAGGGTCCGGTTGTTCCCTGGTGGAAGGGGCCGGAGGTGGTGCTTACTGCCGGGGTTAGTGAGACCACACACCTGGGTGGGGTGCCTGGTGCGCTGGGCGATCCAAACGTAAACTGTAACAAACCCAGGGGGGTTTTCGTGCCTGCGCCCAGTGGTGTGTTTAAGAGACGACTTTCCCCAGTTTTTGACGCGCAAAGAGATGGTGTTGGAGCATTAGGCCTGGTCAGACGCGACAGCATTGCTGCGATTGACATGTGTTGTTTACTATACATCGTAGGTGACATAGCCAGTTACCTACTTTAAAGTTTGcaatttttacattatatatatgtaaattaaaagtaTATCCTACATACattataagatatatataaatatctgtaAACAAATACATGATTCATAGGAATATGGATATTGATGATGGGGGGAGCTTTGGAGCCACAGTTCACTGCCCTGGGTCAGTCACTTGCTGAAAGGGAGGGGACTATTAATAACTTAACGTGGTGCCCCCAGTTTGGGGAAGCCCGAGCCCTGAGCCTGCTGCTTTCACCAGGTGGGGCAAATTGCCCTAAATTCGTTTGGAAACGCCAAGTCCATGCCCAGCACTGCCTCCACCGCTGGAAACACAAGGTGGCCTTTGTATCAGTCTGATCCTACAAAGATCGTCATTTTAACTGTGTGTATGGGCGTTTGGGGTACTGGGTAGAGCAAACCAAAGGTTCAGTTAAAGTGTGGGCACTTTGTCGTCCCTCAATGTTTCTGATGGTGGCTGGGTTTGTAACGTATGTACTTCAGTTTACTGTCTCCCCTCAGGGGCCGTCGTTGGTGAGGGGTGCCTTGTTTCTGTTTGGGCTCTTGCCCTGATGGTTATAGTATGGTATAACCAACGTGCAATAAGCTATTTCTCTTTTACAGAAATACAccccaaacaaaagaaaatctttaacttatgaataaaagaatgagccTATTTGAATAAAGTAAGATGCTTTAAAAAAGCCTCTAATAAATATAGCTTGCATTGTATGTCCGTAGTCCTTTAAATTAGACAGATTTCATTTAGACCTTGATTACAGGCAacttgaagagaaaaagagtcgtctttttccctcccccaccaTTGGCTAAGTTTGGCGACTATAAGAAAGCACAAAGAGTGTTTTATATAATCTTAAGATCAATGGAGTTTTCAGAAAATTGAGTGATAAATATGTGCATATGCATAGTGCTAGTATAGCTTGCGTGAGTGCCATAAGTTGGTCAGGAAGCCTTAAAAATTTACTTGTTGCCAATGATGGTCTTTTAAAATCGAAGCAAAatcttttaaagacttttttcactttttgatttCCTTTGATTTCTGACTAAAAGCTATTTTGccattgtttaaaattattcagGTGACTGGGTATGGGGCAAGCAACACAGTGGGGCAAGGCAGGGTGGCCAGGCCTGGGAAATGACAAGGCGCGGGGATTTAAAACAATTCATCCTTTCAAAgggtttttttctgattaattaGTAATCGTCTTGTCAAAGATAGATGACATCCTTATGTAAAATGTGAATTATAGAAGAATTATAGCGGGGCAGGGTATTTGGCAATGAGTGAGGCCAGGTACCAAACAGAATCTCTACTCCCTCCATAAGGCTCCGCGGATCTGCTCGCGATACCCCGAGCGCCCTACTGGTTTGGGTTTCACAAAGAGTAAAAATAGATGCCAGGCTGCAGTGCAGTTAGTGGCCAGACAGCTTCTGGGCCTCATCCCATAGATTTATTTTCCCAGAAGAAATTAACCATGTACGGAAATCAAACAAGTAAATGGAGTAAAATATCTTGTAAGGGGTTTATAACTAAATGCGTTTGGGTAGATTGCAAAGATGATGTTAAGCACAGaactgtgtccctccaaaattcataggttgaagccCTCACTTCTAATGtgtctgtatttggagatggggcctttacggagataattaaggttaaatgaggtcataagggtggggacCTAATCCAATAggtctggtgtccttataaaaagaggaagagacgcCAGAGAGCATGCACACagggaaaaggccatgtgaggacaccgGGGGAAGGCAGCCATGTGCacgccagggagagaggcctcaggagaaaccaaccctacaacaccttgatcttggacttccagcctccagaagtgtgggAAATAAACTTGTTGTTTA
This window encodes:
- the WAS gene encoding actin nucleation-promoting factor WAS, with the protein product MSGGPAGGRPGGRGGAGIQQNKPSTLLQDHENQRLFEMLGRKCWTLATAVVQLYLALPPGAKHWTKEHCGAVCFVKDNPQKSYFIRLYGLQAGRLLWEQELYSQIVYSTPTPFFHTFAGDDCQAGLNFADEGEAQAFRALVQEKIQKRNQRQSGDRRQLPPPPAPANEERRGGLPSLPPSYPGGDQGGPPAGSLSLGLVTVDIQNPDITSSRYRGLPAPGPGPADKKRSGKKKISKADIGAPSGFKHVSHVGWDPQNGFDVNNLDPDLRSLFSRAGISEAQLTDAETSKLIYDFIEDQGGLEAVRQEMRRHEPLPPPPPPSRGGGNQPSRPPTVGSNKGRSGPLPSVPLGGAPPPPTPRGPPPPGRGGPPPPPPPATGRSGPPPPPPPGAGGPPVPPPPPPPPPPPSSGDGPVPPPPLPTLGPSGGPATGGGRGALLDQIRQGIQLNKTPGAPESSALQPPPQSSEGLVGALMHVMQKRSRAIHSSDEGEDQAGDEDEDDEWDD